The DNA sequence TCCATTATGGCTCATGATGAGAACCGGCCAGACCAAGACGGCAGACGTGGGGTTCTGCTTACGCGAAATGGGAACGCTCCGCCATCGCCGCCGTGGAGGGCCATGCTCGAGTTTTTTTGCATCTTCACAGATACTCCATGCCACTATGCGCACACGAAAGTTGCCTCGGCCACATGTTCAAGCCTTAGCGCAATCGGACCTTAGCGCAATCGGATCTGCACTTTAGTCGATGATTGTTGACGGCGGTTGAAAGTGGGTGGCATTGCGGAGCGGCCGCCCGCCAAACTTCAGTTACTTGCTGGAAGGAAGGCTTCCTTCAGCCTTCTTTGACGAGGAGGCTGAATCACCGGGCCCCTCTAAGAGGTTTTCGTCTTCGCGAAGTGGTTGCACCTGCTGCGCTTGTGCTTCGATGACGCGAGCTTCGCTCGTCAATCCTCCTTCCGCTTGCGTAGACGGCGCTTCGAGGTCAGAAGGGGAGGCGTTCGTCGCTTTGATCTCGCGCTTTGGATGGCGGCCAAGTCCGGCTTCGCGACTATCGAGCATTACGACGGGAACGCCCTGTGGAAAG is a window from the Planctomycetia bacterium genome containing:
- a CDS encoding mechanosensitive ion channel protein MscS, whose protein sequence is VEALGRATVTLRIYFWLDGRAHSWLKVRSSVIRLVKLAFQKHGISMPDEAREFIFPQGVPVVMLDSREAGLGRHPKREIKATNASPSDLEAPSTQAEGGLTSEARVIEAQAQQVQPLREDENLLEGPGDSASSSKKAEGSLPSSK